Proteins encoded within one genomic window of Bradyrhizobium sp. AZCC 1719:
- the era gene encoding GTPase Era encodes MTVEPAPGSSSETRCGFVALIGAPNVGKSTLVNALVGSKVTIVSRKVQTTRALIRGIVVEDNAQIILVDTPGIFLPKRRLDRAMVSTAWSGAHDADLVCVLLDAKAGIDEEADAILNKLATVAHPKILVLNKIDLIPREKLLALAQAANERMKFAHTFMISALSGDGVADLRKTLAKSVPPGPFHYPEDQMSDAPLRHLAAEITREKIYRQLHQELPYQSTVETDSWTERKDKSVRIEQTIFVERESQRKIVLGKGGATIKSIGAESRKEIAEIVGVPVHLFLFVKVRENWGDDPARYREMGLEFPKE; translated from the coding sequence ATGACAGTTGAACCCGCACCCGGCTCGTCCAGCGAGACCCGCTGCGGTTTCGTCGCGCTGATCGGCGCCCCCAATGTCGGCAAGTCCACCCTTGTCAATGCACTGGTCGGCTCCAAGGTCACCATCGTCTCGCGCAAGGTGCAGACGACGCGCGCGCTGATCCGCGGTATCGTGGTCGAGGACAATGCGCAGATCATTCTGGTCGACACGCCTGGCATCTTCTTGCCGAAGCGCCGGCTGGACCGGGCCATGGTATCGACCGCCTGGAGCGGGGCTCACGATGCCGACCTGGTCTGCGTGCTGCTCGACGCCAAGGCCGGAATCGATGAGGAGGCCGACGCGATCCTGAACAAGCTCGCGACGGTTGCGCACCCGAAAATCCTGGTGCTGAACAAGATCGACCTGATCCCGCGCGAAAAACTGCTGGCGTTGGCGCAGGCCGCCAATGAGCGGATGAAATTCGCGCACACCTTCATGATCTCGGCACTGTCGGGCGATGGCGTCGCCGACCTGCGCAAGACGCTCGCGAAGAGCGTGCCGCCGGGTCCGTTTCATTATCCCGAGGACCAGATGTCGGATGCGCCGCTGCGGCATCTGGCGGCGGAAATCACCCGGGAAAAGATCTACCGCCAGCTCCACCAGGAACTGCCGTATCAATCGACCGTTGAGACCGATAGCTGGACCGAGCGCAAGGACAAGTCGGTCCGGATCGAACAGACGATCTTTGTCGAGCGCGAGAGCCAGCGCAAGATCGTGCTCGGCAAGGGCGGCGCCACCATCAAGTCGATCGGCGCGGAGTCGCGGAAGGAGATCGCCGAAATTGTCGGCGTGCCCGTGCACTTGTTCCTATTCGTCAAGGTGCGCGAGAACTGGGGCGACGACCCCGCCCGCTACAGGGAAATGGGACTGGAATTCCCCAAGGAATAG
- the recO gene encoding DNA repair protein RecO, giving the protein MEWTDEGIVLGVRRHGESSAIVELLTRGHGRHLGLVRGGASSRMRPLLQPGNSVTAVWRARLDEHLGTYTIEGTRLRAATLLASSHAVYGVTHLAALARLLPERDPHEDIYEMLDRTLDDFDDAGGAAAHLIRFELAMLAELGFGLDLENCAATGATSDLIYVSPKSGGAVSREAGEPYRDRLLRLPAFLREGEAGANSWSDQDLQDGFRLTGLFLLRHVLEPRGQGHSDARDGFINAVTRHRARISSSA; this is encoded by the coding sequence ATGGAATGGACCGACGAAGGCATCGTGCTGGGCGTACGGCGGCATGGCGAATCCTCCGCCATCGTCGAGCTCTTGACGCGCGGGCATGGCCGTCATCTCGGCCTGGTGCGCGGCGGTGCTTCCTCGCGGATGCGGCCGCTGCTGCAGCCCGGCAACAGCGTCACCGCGGTGTGGCGGGCGCGGCTCGACGAGCATCTCGGTACCTACACCATCGAGGGCACGCGGCTGCGCGCCGCGACCCTGCTGGCGTCCTCGCATGCGGTCTATGGCGTCACCCATCTGGCCGCGCTGGCGCGGTTGTTGCCGGAACGTGACCCGCATGAGGACATCTACGAGATGCTCGACCGCACCCTGGACGACTTCGACGACGCCGGCGGCGCGGCGGCGCACCTGATCCGGTTCGAGCTCGCGATGCTCGCCGAACTCGGCTTCGGCCTCGATCTGGAAAACTGTGCTGCGACCGGCGCGACCTCCGACCTGATCTACGTCTCGCCGAAATCCGGCGGCGCGGTCTCGCGGGAGGCCGGCGAGCCCTATCGGGATCGCCTGCTGCGGCTGCCGGCCTTCCTGCGCGAAGGCGAGGCCGGGGCGAACAGTTGGTCGGACCAGGACCTGCAGGACGGTTTTCGCCTGACCGGCCTGTTCCTGCTCCGCCACGTGCTGGAGCCGCGCGGGCAGGGCCATTCCGACGCCCGGGACGGGTTCATCAACGCGGTGACGCGGCACCGGGCGCGAATCAGTTCGTCGGCCTAA